The Thamnophis elegans isolate rThaEle1 chromosome Z, rThaEle1.pri, whole genome shotgun sequence genome contains a region encoding:
- the CORO1A gene encoding coronin-1A, with translation MAFKKPERSIPNALCGTSATEGAGNMSRKVVRSSKFRHVYGQPVKADQCYDDIRVSQMTWDGNFCSVNPQFLAIVVEASGGGAFLVLPLSKTGRLDKAHPVVSGHTAPVLDVEWCPHNDHIIASASEDCSVMVWSVPEGGLTRSLNEPLVTLEGHSKRVGIVTWHPTAQNLLLSAGCDNVVKVWDVSVGQAAISLDELHPDVIYSAAWNQDGSLLCTACRDKHVRLFDPRAGGNAANELPRAHEGSRPVRATTVKDGKLFTTGFSRMSERQVALWDLRNPEEPLTLQELDTSSGVLLPYYDPDTNVVYLTGKGDSSIRYFELTGEAPYVHYLSMFTSKESQRGGGWMPKRGLDVSKCEIARFYKLHERKCEPIAMTVPRKSDLFQEDLYPDTAGPDPALTSEEWLAGKNASPILISLKDGYIPQKSREFKVNQTLLQGPKRSQLPHERTQQGGPTLEQFSEDLKRLQISVSEQERRILELERIVKE, from the exons ATGGCTTTTAAAAAGCCTGAGCGCTCTATTCCTAATGCATTGTGTGGCACATCAGCTACGGAAGGTGCAG GAAACATGAGCCGCAAAGTTGTGAGGTCCAGCAAGTTCCGGCATGTCTACGGGCAACCGGTGAAGGCTGACCAATGCTATGATGACATCCGTGTTTCTCAAATGACCTGGGATGGGAACTTTTGCTCTGTCAACCCCCAATTCCTAGCCATCGTCGTGGAGGCCAGTGGTGGAGGAGCCTTCCTGGTCCTGCCATTGTCCAAG ACTGGTCGCCTGGATAAGGCCCACCCTGTGGTCTCAgggcatacagcgcctgtgttaGATGTAGAGTGGTGTCCCCACAATGACCATATTATTGCCAGCGCATCCGAGGACTGCAGTGTTATG GTCTGGTCAGTGCCTGAAGGTGGCCTTACAAGATCTTTGAATGAACCTCTGGTGACTCTCGAAGGCCACTCTAAGAGGGTGGGGATTGTGACATGGCACCCAACAGCCCAGAACCTTCTGCTGAGTGCAG GCTGCGACAATGTGGTGAAAGTCTGGGACGTGAGTGTTGGACAAGCGGCCATTTCCTTGGATGAGTTGCACCCGGATGTCATCTACAGTGCAGCTTGGAACCAGGACGGCTCTTTGCTCTGCACAGCCTGCCGGGATAAGCACGTGCGGCTTTTCGACCCCCGGGCAGGGGGCAACGCTGCAAAT GAATTGCCCCGTGCCCACGAGGGGTCTCGCCCTGTTCGGGCCACGACTGTGAAGGATGGGAAGCTTTTTACAACAGGTTTCAGCCGCATGAGTGAGCGACAGGTGGCCCTGTGGGATCTG AGAAATCCTGAGGAACCATTGACACTTCAGGAACTAGATACAAGCAGTGGTGTTCTCTTGCCTTACTATGACCCAGACACCAACGTGGTTTACCTGACTGGCAAG GGTGACAGCAGTATCCGGTACTTCGAGCTGACTGGCGAAGCGCCCTACGTGCACTATTTATCCATGTTTACTTCCAAGGAGTCACAGCGAGGAGGGGGATGGATGCCCAAacgagggctggatgtcagcaaGTGCGAAATTGCCAG ATTTTACAAGCTACACGAGAGGAAATGTGAGCCCATTGCTATGACGGTGCCCCGGAAG TCAGACCTGTTCCAAGAGGACCTGTATCCTGACACAGCTGGTCCAGATCCTGCCTTGACCTCAGAGGAGTGGCTAGCAGGCAAGAACGCAAGCCCAATCCTCATTTCCCTCAAGGATGGCTACATTCCCCAGAAGAGCCGAGAGTTCAAAGTCAACCAGACTCTCCTGCAGGGGCCCAAAAGAAGTCAACTTCCACACGAAAGGACACAGCAAGGG GGCCCAACTTTAGAACAGTTCTCAGAGGACCTGAAACGACTGCAAATTTCTGTGTCGGAACAGGAGCGACGCATCTTGGAGCTGGAAAGGATTGTGAAGGAATAG
- the MAPK3 gene encoding mitogen-activated protein kinase 3, whose translation MAAAAATAAPGGAGAVPVSGVPRLGVETVKGQAFDVGPRYTDLQYIGEGAYGMVCSSYDHVNKIRAAIKKISPFEHQTYCQRTLREIKILLRFKHENVIGINDILRAPTIDQMRDVYIVQDLMETDLYKLLKTQQLSNDHICYFLYQILRGLKYIHSANVLHRDLKPSNLLINTTCDLKICDFGLARIADPDHDHTGFLTEYVATRWYRAPEIMLNSKGYTKSIDIWSVGCILAEMLSNRPIFPGKHYLDQLNHILGILGSPSQDDLNCIINTKARNYLQSLPQKPKVPWAKLFPKADSKALDLLDKMLTFNPNKRITVEESLAHPYLEQYYDPSDEPVAEEPFRFDMELDDLPKEKLKELIFEETARFQPAYQGP comes from the exons ATGGCTGCAGCGGCGGCGACAGCGGCGCCGGGCGGGGCGGGAGCCGTGCCAGTGTCCGGAGTGCCAAGATTGGGAGTCGAGACCGTGAAAGGTCAGGCATTTGACGTGGGACCACGTTATACGGACCTGCAGTACATCGGCGAGGGGGCATATGGCATGGTCTG CTCATCATATGATCATGTCAACAAGATCCGAGCTGCAATCAAAAAGATCAGTCCTTTTGAGCACCAGACATACTGCCAACGCACACTGCGAGAGATCAAGATACTCCTGCGCTTCAAACATGAAAATGTCATTGGCATTAATGACATTCTTCGTGCACCTACCATTGATCAGATGCGTGATGT ATATATAGTTCAGGATTTGATGGAGACAGATCTCTATAAGCTTCTGAAGACCCAGCAGCTCAGCAATGACCATATTTGCTACTTTCTCTATCAGATTCTCCGAGGGCTGAAATATATTCACTCTGCCAATGTGCTTCACCGGGATTTGAAGCCAAGCAATCTTCTCATCAACACCACATGTGACCTGAAG ATCTGTGATTTTGGCTTAGCCCGAATTGCTGATCCAGACCACGATCACACAGGATTCTTAACAGAGTATGTTGCCACTCGCTGGTATCGAGCTCCTGAAATCATGCTTAATTCCAAG GGCTACACTAAGTCCATCGATATATGGTCAGTGGGCTGCATCTTGGCCGAGATGCTGTCAAATCGACCTATCTTTCCTGGCAAGCACTACCTGGACCAGTTAAACCACATCCTGG GTATTTTGGGTTCCCCGTCTCAGGATGACCTGAACTGCATCATCAACACAAAGGCTCGCAATTATCTCCAGTCATTGCCTCAAAAGCCCAAAGTTCCTTGGGCTAAACTGTTCCCAAAGGCTGATTCCAAAG CTCTGGACCTGCTGGATAAAATGTTGACCTTTAACCCCAATAAGCGTATCACAGTGGAGGAGTCTTTGGCACACCCTTACCTTGAGCAGTACTACGACCCTTCAGATGAG CCAGTTGCTGAGGAACCGTTCAGGTTTGACATGGAGCTGGATGACTTGCCCAAAGAGAAGCTGAAAGAACTGATATTTGAAGAAACTGCACGATTCCAGCCTGCCTATCAAGGGCCCTGA